The following nucleotide sequence is from Austwickia chelonae.
GGGGCATTCTCGGACATTTGTCCGAGAATGCCCCCGACAGGGGAACCGCTCCGGGTCAGGCGTCCAGTGCCTCCGGAAGGGTCGCCCGGTGCGATTGGGCCAGCTCATCGATCCGCACGGTGAACTCCCCCGCCACCGCCAGCTCGGCACCGCCGGTCTCACCGATCCGCACGCAAGGAACACCCGCCTCAGCGGCTGCGGCGAAGGTCGCGTCGACCTGGTCCGCACGCACCGCCACGAGACAACGCGCAGAACTCTCGGCATAGAGCGCCACGAAGGCGTCCACTCCGTCCCGCTCCATCAGCGCAGCCAGGTCCAGGCGGGCACCCACGCCGTGGCGGATGGCCGACTCCGCGACAGCCACCGCCAATCCGCCGTCGGACAGGTCATGGGCTGCGGCGAAGAATCCGTCCTGCGTGGCGCGGGACAACAGCTCACCCAGCGCCTTCTCCGCCGGGAGATCGACCTTGGGCGGCAGACCACCCAGATGTCCGTGCAGTACGTCCGCCCAGGCGGAACCGCCGAACTCGTCCCGGGTCGCGCCCAGGAGCATCAAGGTCAGGCCCTCTTCCCGCCAGTACGACGAGGTGCGCCGGGAGACGTCGTCGAGCACACCGAGCACACCGACCACCGGGGTGGGGTGGATAGCGATGTCACCGGTCTGGTTGTAGAAGGAGACATTGCCACCGGTCACCGGGATGCCCAGCTCACGGCAGCCAGCAGCCAGGCCCATCACGGTCTGCTCGAACTGCCACATGACTCCCGGGTCCTCCGGGGATCCGAAGTTGAGGCAGTCGGTGACAGCCAACGGACGAGCACCACAGGCCGCCACATTGCGATAGGCCTCGGCCAGCGCCAGCTGCACACCCGTGTACGGATCGAGTTTGCAGTAACGACTGTTGCAGTCGGTGGCCAGTGCCACGCCACGCCCGGTCTCCTCGTCGACCCGGACCAGACCGGCGTCCTCCGGTTGCGCCAGCGCGGTGTTACCCATGACGTACCGGTCGTACTGGTCGGTGACCCAGCTCTTGTCAGCCAGGTTCGGGCTGGCCACGAGCGTACGCAGGATCTGTCCGAGCTCTTCACCATCGGCCGGGCGAGGCAGGATGGAGGCCATATTGCCCTGAAGGTCGGCGAGATAGTCCGGCACTTCGATGGGCCGCTGGTAGACCGGGCCGTCGTGCGCGACGGACCGCGGGGGAACGTCCACGATGACCTGGCCCTGGTAGTGCACCCGAAGCCGGTCGCCGTCGACGACCTCACCGCAGACGGTGGCCTCGATCTCCCATTTACGAGTGATCGCCATGAACTCGTCGAGCCTG
It contains:
- the purL gene encoding phosphoribosylformylglycinamidine synthase subunit PurL, yielding MEDQHPDLRTPHEHGQNAEVIAAPTAREGAVLDTVEQARATPDRELPHRELGLSDEEYDKIREILGRRPTGGELAMYSVMWSEHCSYKSSKVHFRHFAENLTEEMKAKMLVGIGENAGVVDIGDGWAVTFKVESHNHPSYVEPYQGAATGVGGIVRDIMAMGARPIAVMDPLRFGALDHPDTHRVLPGIVAGIGGYGNCLGLPNIGGEVVFDPCYQGNPLVNALCVGKMRIEDIHTAHASGAGNKVVLFGARTGGDGIGGASVLASATFDADGPTKRPSVQVGDPFKEKILIECCLELYAAGVVDGIQDLGAAGLSCAWSELASAGDGGMDVWLDDVPLRDPHLAPEEILMSESQERMMAVVEPARLDEFMAITRKWEIEATVCGEVVDGDRLRVHYQGQVIVDVPPRSVAHDGPVYQRPIEVPDYLADLQGNMASILPRPADGEELGQILRTLVASPNLADKSWVTDQYDRYVMGNTALAQPEDAGLVRVDEETGRGVALATDCNSRYCKLDPYTGVQLALAEAYRNVAACGARPLAVTDCLNFGSPEDPGVMWQFEQTVMGLAAGCRELGIPVTGGNVSFYNQTGDIAIHPTPVVGVLGVLDDVSRRTSSYWREEGLTLMLLGATRDEFGGSAWADVLHGHLGGLPPKVDLPAEKALGELLSRATQDGFFAAAHDLSDGGLAVAVAESAIRHGVGARLDLAALMERDGVDAFVALYAESSARCLVAVRADQVDATFAAAAEAGVPCVRIGETGGAELAVAGEFTVRIDELAQSHRATLPEALDA